A window from Rhizobium sp. N324 encodes these proteins:
- a CDS encoding aldo/keto reductase family oxidoreductase: MSIIDQSGTFKLGDRSVKRLGYGAMQLAGPGVFGPPRDHGAALAVLREAVASGVNHIDTSDFYGPHVTNQIIREALHPYRDDLVIVTKIGARRGADGSWIPAFSREELTAAVHDNLRNLGLDVLDVVNFRIAFDLHGPAEGSIEAPLTALADLQRQGLVRHVGLSNATSKQIGEGRGITEIVCVQNQYNLAHRADDRLIDELAREGTAYVPFFPLGGFSPLQSSTLSDVATRLHATPMQVALAWLLRRAPNILLIPGTSSVAHLRENLSAAALVLPDDAVAELDLMADIAA; encoded by the coding sequence ATGTCCATCATCGATCAGTCCGGAACCTTCAAACTCGGTGACCGCAGCGTGAAGCGGCTCGGCTACGGCGCCATGCAGCTTGCCGGGCCCGGCGTGTTTGGCCCGCCCAGGGATCATGGCGCGGCCTTGGCCGTGCTGCGCGAGGCAGTCGCGAGCGGCGTCAACCACATCGACACCAGCGATTTCTACGGCCCGCACGTCACCAACCAGATCATCCGGGAAGCGCTTCATCCCTATCGCGACGATCTCGTCATCGTCACCAAGATCGGCGCACGGCGCGGCGCGGACGGATCCTGGATTCCGGCTTTCTCGCGCGAAGAGCTGACCGCGGCCGTGCACGACAACCTTCGTAATCTCGGCCTTGACGTGCTCGATGTCGTCAACTTCAGGATCGCCTTCGATCTGCATGGCCCCGCCGAAGGATCGATCGAAGCACCCCTGACGGCGCTGGCCGATCTCCAGCGGCAAGGCCTCGTTCGTCACGTGGGCTTAAGCAACGCCACGTCGAAGCAGATTGGCGAAGGGCGCGGAATCACCGAGATCGTCTGCGTGCAGAACCAGTACAATCTTGCCCATCGGGCCGACGATCGCCTGATCGACGAACTCGCGCGCGAAGGCACCGCCTATGTGCCCTTCTTCCCGCTCGGCGGCTTCAGCCCGCTGCAGTCCTCCACCCTGTCCGATGTCGCCACGCGTCTTCATGCGACGCCCATGCAGGTCGCGCTCGCCTGGCTGCTGCGGCGCGCTCCGAATATTCTGCTGATCCCCGGCACCTCGTCCGTCGCCCATCTGAGGGAGAATCTTTCCGCTGCCGCGCTGGTGCTGCCGGATGATGCCGTCGCGGAACTGGACCTTATGGCTGATATCGCTGCCTGA
- a CDS encoding LysR family transcriptional regulator: MKVDLGDLNAFVAVARAGGFREGARASGSSASFLSEAVRRLEADLGVRLFNRTTRSVVPTEAGKGLLERLGPALTEVESALDVVNGFRDRPAGSLRLNVPVSAARLVLPAIVPPFLAAYPDIRLEVITEESFVDVLAAGCDAGIRYDERLEQDMIAVPIGPRVQRFATAASPDYLDRHGRPQHPSELLRHACLLGRFASGALTTPWEFEREGEMVRVDPSGPLIVRVGGATDLTVDAAIAGTGVVCVFEDWLRPHFESGALEPILEPWWQRFSGPFLYYPGRRLVPAPLRAFIDFVKASTKQA; encoded by the coding sequence GTGAAAGTCGATTTGGGGGATCTCAACGCCTTTGTTGCGGTGGCGCGGGCCGGCGGTTTTCGCGAGGGCGCGCGGGCCAGCGGCAGCAGCGCCTCCTTCCTCAGTGAGGCGGTGCGCCGCCTGGAGGCCGACCTCGGCGTCAGGCTCTTCAACCGCACGACACGCAGCGTCGTTCCGACCGAAGCAGGCAAGGGTTTGCTGGAGCGGCTCGGCCCGGCTCTGACAGAGGTGGAGTCTGCGCTCGACGTGGTCAATGGATTCCGCGACAGGCCGGCTGGATCGCTGCGGCTCAATGTGCCGGTCAGCGCCGCGCGGCTGGTGCTGCCCGCCATCGTTCCGCCGTTTCTCGCCGCCTATCCCGACATTCGTCTTGAGGTGATCACCGAGGAGAGCTTCGTCGATGTGCTTGCTGCCGGGTGCGATGCCGGCATCCGTTATGACGAACGGCTGGAGCAGGATATGATCGCCGTGCCGATCGGGCCGCGCGTCCAGCGTTTTGCCACCGCCGCCTCCCCTGACTATCTCGACCGCCATGGCCGGCCGCAGCATCCGAGCGAACTTCTTCGCCACGCCTGTCTGCTCGGCCGTTTTGCCAGCGGCGCGCTGACGACGCCATGGGAGTTCGAGCGAGAAGGCGAAATGGTGCGGGTCGACCCTTCAGGACCGTTGATCGTCCGGGTCGGCGGGGCGACCGATCTGACCGTCGACGCAGCGATAGCGGGCACAGGGGTCGTCTGCGTTTTCGAAGACTGGCTGCGCCCGCATTTCGAGAGCGGCGCCCTCGAGCCGATCCTTGAGCCGTGGTGGCAGCGCTTTTCCGGGCCGTTCCTCTATTATCCCGGACGGCGGTTGGTGCCAGCGCCGCTCAGGGCATTCATCGATTTCGTCAAAGCCTCGACCAAGCAGGCCTGA
- a CDS encoding pyridoxamine 5'-phosphate oxidase family protein, giving the protein MAEHDDATRVWELIDRIGFCMLTTRSGDDLRARPMSAYSAQLENAVYFLTDVASHKDDQIARWPNVCLAFADTKGQKYVSVSGTAEVQNDRGKIRELWATPAKAWWDNPDDPSIRVLKMTPSSAEYWDSPGTIISYIKMAAAAVSNSKPDMGDNAEVEL; this is encoded by the coding sequence ATGGCCGAGCATGACGATGCGACACGGGTATGGGAACTGATCGACAGAATAGGGTTCTGCATGCTGACGACCCGCAGTGGTGACGATCTGCGCGCGCGCCCGATGTCCGCCTATAGTGCCCAGCTCGAGAATGCGGTCTATTTTCTGACCGATGTGGCCAGCCACAAGGACGATCAGATCGCCCGCTGGCCAAATGTGTGCCTTGCCTTTGCCGACACCAAGGGACAGAAATATGTTTCCGTGTCAGGCACTGCCGAGGTCCAGAACGATCGCGGGAAGATCCGCGAGTTATGGGCGACGCCGGCCAAGGCCTGGTGGGACAATCCCGACGATCCCTCCATCCGCGTGCTGAAGATGACCCCGTCTTCGGCCGAATATTGGGACAGCCCGGGCACCATCATCAGCTATATCAAAATGGCGGCCGCAGCGGTTTCCAACAGCAAGCCTGATATGGGCGACAATGCCGAGGTCGAGCTTTGA
- the rpsU gene encoding 30S ribosomal protein S21, translated as MQVLVRDNNVDQALRVLKKKMQREGLFREMKERRAYEKPSERRVREKAQAISRQRKAARKQLQREGLIARPKRAAAR; from the coding sequence ATGCAGGTACTCGTCAGAGACAACAACGTCGATCAAGCCCTCAGGGTTTTGAAAAAGAAAATGCAGCGCGAAGGCCTGTTCCGCGAAATGAAGGAACGGCGCGCCTATGAGAAACCCTCCGAACGGCGCGTCAGGGAAAAGGCGCAGGCGATCAGCCGGCAGCGCAAGGCGGCACGCAAGCAGTTGCAGCGTGAAGGCCTGATCGCCAGACCGAAGCGGGCGGCCGCCCGTTAG
- a CDS encoding Ig-like domain-containing protein yields the protein MASPIHATDDSATFLETDVISGNLLSNDSSDNGHLFLRAFDGATVNAKGGNSQITEIQGDYGTFFVKPDGSYTYVLSDAAKIGFANGESYQEKVSYKISDGSGHTDVGLFTLNIQGVTQIKPVAVDDVFSFTEGHAIGGNVLDNDIAGDNGKMFLRQFLSTQVDAKTDAVTDVAGTYGTFHVKSDGTFTYDLNTDLVAGQTYTEVLRYYKISDGEGHTDTAKVTLNITGTDFDSSHIV from the coding sequence ATGGCTTCGCCGATACACGCAACCGATGATAGTGCAACATTTCTAGAAACCGACGTTATTTCAGGAAATCTGCTTTCCAACGATTCATCCGACAACGGCCACCTGTTCCTGCGCGCCTTCGACGGCGCGACGGTTAACGCCAAGGGCGGCAACAGCCAGATCACCGAGATCCAGGGCGACTACGGCACGTTCTTCGTCAAGCCGGACGGCAGCTACACCTATGTCCTGAGCGATGCCGCCAAGATCGGCTTCGCCAACGGCGAATCGTACCAGGAAAAGGTTTCCTACAAGATCTCCGACGGCAGCGGTCACACCGATGTCGGCCTGTTCACCCTGAACATTCAGGGCGTAACCCAGATCAAGCCGGTCGCTGTCGACGATGTCTTCAGCTTCACCGAAGGGCATGCCATCGGCGGCAACGTGCTGGACAACGACATTGCCGGCGACAACGGCAAGATGTTCCTCCGCCAGTTCCTGAGCACGCAGGTCGACGCCAAGACTGACGCCGTTACCGACGTTGCCGGCACCTACGGCACTTTCCATGTCAAGTCGGATGGCACATTCACCTACGACCTGAATACTGATCTGGTTGCGGGTCAGACCTACACGGAAGTTCTCCGTTACTACAAGATCTCCGACGGCGAAGGCCACACGGACACTGCCAAGGTGACGCTCAACATCACCGGCACGGATTTTGACTCGTCCCATATCGTTTGA
- a CDS encoding DUF4153 domain-containing protein, whose amino-acid sequence MDTADTLTEPMPIRRGSGRTVALLALVALADFLIFGQEFGINLFLFALAVCAGILLSARRRTRFSAAAFLLGFSVLASAPLVESPSLTGVVLCIGALMSVALISARLLPRRLPALPLVFFRFALVMPLALAEDIRKSLATPGKRVSFTAVRQGIGLWIMPLILAAVFVSLFAAANPLIEIALRSINFAALLQFLDLWRIGFWMMIAVVVWAMLRPRLKRWTKRSQAARAFMIVPVKNAPFGHASLLRSLVLFNALFAVQTLLDLVYLWGGADLPEHMSHAEYAHRGAYPLIATALLAAAFVLVAMRRGGPGDHSPLIRGLVHAWIAQNVLLCLSSMLRLALYVEVYSLTELRVAAGLWMGIVAIGLVLILLRILLNRSNAWLVATNLASLLMVFYISSFIDFPAFIARFNVAHSQEISQEGPPLDLSYLSSLGPSVIPALDLYLLKLPDHLIGQRSEAVTVRDYLARNFEMRRRDWRSWTFRSARLETYLLSPAAIAR is encoded by the coding sequence ATGGATACAGCCGATACTTTGACAGAACCGATGCCGATCAGACGCGGCAGCGGCCGGACCGTCGCGTTGCTTGCGCTCGTGGCACTTGCGGATTTTCTGATCTTTGGCCAGGAGTTCGGGATAAACCTTTTCCTTTTTGCGCTTGCCGTCTGCGCCGGCATTCTGCTTTCGGCCAGGAGGAGAACTCGGTTTTCGGCCGCCGCTTTCCTGCTCGGCTTTTCGGTTCTGGCGTCGGCGCCCCTGGTGGAATCGCCTTCTCTGACGGGCGTTGTCCTTTGCATCGGGGCGCTGATGTCGGTGGCGCTCATCAGCGCCAGGCTCCTGCCCCGCCGCCTGCCCGCCCTGCCTCTGGTATTCTTCCGTTTCGCTCTCGTTATGCCCCTGGCGCTTGCCGAAGATATCAGGAAGTCTCTTGCGACACCGGGAAAACGTGTCTCTTTCACCGCGGTGCGACAGGGCATCGGCCTCTGGATCATGCCGCTCATCCTTGCAGCGGTCTTCGTATCTCTCTTTGCCGCTGCAAACCCGCTTATCGAAATTGCGCTGCGCAGCATTAATTTTGCCGCTCTGCTTCAGTTCCTCGATCTTTGGCGGATCGGCTTCTGGATGATGATTGCCGTTGTGGTCTGGGCGATGCTGCGGCCGCGCCTGAAGCGTTGGACCAAGAGGTCGCAGGCCGCCAGGGCGTTCATGATCGTGCCCGTCAAAAATGCGCCGTTCGGCCATGCTTCGCTGTTGCGGTCGCTCGTCCTGTTCAATGCGCTCTTTGCCGTGCAGACGCTTCTCGATCTCGTCTATCTCTGGGGTGGCGCAGATCTGCCAGAGCACATGAGCCATGCCGAGTATGCCCATCGCGGCGCCTATCCCCTGATTGCCACAGCGCTTCTTGCCGCAGCTTTCGTTCTCGTCGCGATGCGGCGCGGCGGCCCCGGCGATCACAGCCCGCTGATCCGCGGTCTCGTTCACGCCTGGATCGCTCAGAACGTCCTGCTCTGTCTGTCGTCGATGCTGCGGCTTGCTCTCTATGTCGAGGTCTATTCGCTGACCGAACTGCGCGTCGCCGCGGGTCTCTGGATGGGTATTGTCGCCATCGGCCTTGTCTTGATCCTGCTGCGCATTCTGCTCAACCGATCCAACGCGTGGCTGGTCGCGACGAATCTCGCCTCCCTGCTTATGGTTTTCTACATCAGCTCCTTCATCGATTTCCCGGCTTTCATCGCCCGCTTCAATGTCGCCCACAGCCAGGAGATCAGCCAGGAAGGCCCGCCGCTCGACCTTTCTTACCTCTCGTCGCTCGGCCCGTCCGTCATTCCGGCGCTCGATCTCTACCTCCTTAAATTGCCGGACCACCTGATCGGCCAAAGGAGTGAAGCGGTAACCGTTCGGGATTACCTCGCCAGGAATTTCGAGATGCGCCGGCGCGACTGGCGGAGCTGGACCTTCCGATCTGCGCGGCTTGAGACCTATCTTCTGTCTCCTGCAGCCATTGCAAGATAG
- a CDS encoding response regulator yields the protein MAPRILVVDDEPHIRDVICFALQRAGMMPMAASNGTEAMMAFRRGNIDLITLDIGMPDMDGLEVCRQIRKTSALPILFLSARDEEIDRVLGLEIGGDDYVTKPFSPRELVARVKAILKRSGNDAVPDRRRATFVEGELSLDRHGRMVTFGESAITMTVLEFAILDALLSRPDMVFSRERLMEAAYGAGTYVADRTIDSHIRNIRAKFLAAGGRGIIATVHGIGFKLGGEIGRKA from the coding sequence ATGGCACCACGCATTCTCGTCGTCGATGACGAACCTCATATCCGCGATGTGATCTGCTTTGCCCTCCAGCGCGCCGGCATGATGCCGATGGCAGCCAGCAACGGCACCGAGGCGATGATGGCCTTCCGCCGCGGCAACATCGATCTCATCACTCTCGATATCGGCATGCCCGATATGGATGGTCTGGAGGTCTGCCGCCAGATCCGCAAAACTTCGGCTTTGCCGATCCTGTTTCTTTCGGCGCGCGACGAGGAGATCGACAGGGTCTTGGGGCTCGAAATCGGTGGGGACGACTACGTCACCAAACCATTCAGCCCGCGCGAACTCGTCGCCAGGGTCAAGGCGATCCTGAAGCGCAGCGGCAATGACGCGGTGCCTGACAGGCGCCGCGCCACCTTTGTCGAGGGCGAGCTCAGCCTGGATCGCCACGGCAGGATGGTCACGTTCGGCGAGAGCGCCATCACGATGACGGTGCTCGAATTCGCCATCCTGGACGCATTATTGTCGCGCCCCGACATGGTCTTCAGCCGCGAACGACTGATGGAGGCGGCCTATGGCGCCGGGACCTATGTCGCCGACCGGACGATCGACAGCCATATCCGCAACATCAGGGCCAAATTCCTGGCGGCCGGCGGCCGAGGGATCATCGCGACCGTTCACGGCATCGGCTTCAAACTCGGCGGTGAAATCGGAAGGAAGGCCTGA
- a CDS encoding sensor histidine kinase yields MPAPKVRTKWRPTLALIVYVVLLAVMALPILILVWFRAVEVSSNRMAPAEIGALAFVAVLTLGIAYVLTRTITGPIDALIARTDEIARGGKRAIRPLESHGTREIAVLSQSFLDLAGKLVDRTEYVRSFAAHVSHELKSPLTAIRGAAELLRDDDAEKAMTKAQRLHFLDNIVADAARLDALLQRLRELAQAEIPVADGRSSITDILSSLRGQFPALDISGKGGPDIWVALPREAAGIIFANLAENALQHGATLLELSVSADARTTVILVRDDGGGISEANRQRIFQPFFSTRREQGGTGMGLGIVRAMLSAHGGTIRLLQTAGAGAEFEITIPV; encoded by the coding sequence ATGCCGGCACCGAAAGTCCGGACGAAATGGCGCCCGACACTGGCGCTGATCGTCTATGTCGTGCTTCTCGCCGTCATGGCGCTGCCGATCCTGATCCTCGTCTGGTTTCGCGCCGTCGAGGTGAGTTCGAACCGGATGGCGCCGGCGGAAATCGGGGCGCTTGCCTTCGTCGCCGTACTGACGCTCGGCATTGCCTACGTGCTGACGCGCACGATCACCGGCCCGATCGACGCCTTGATCGCCCGCACGGACGAGATCGCCCGCGGCGGCAAGAGGGCAATCCGGCCGCTTGAAAGCCATGGAACGCGCGAGATCGCCGTCCTGTCGCAAAGCTTCCTCGATCTCGCCGGAAAACTGGTCGATCGCACCGAATATGTTCGCTCCTTTGCCGCCCATGTCTCCCACGAACTGAAATCGCCGCTGACGGCCATCCGCGGCGCTGCAGAGCTTTTGCGCGACGACGATGCCGAAAAGGCGATGACAAAGGCGCAGCGGTTGCACTTTCTCGACAATATCGTCGCCGATGCAGCCCGGCTCGATGCATTGCTGCAGCGGCTGAGGGAACTTGCGCAGGCGGAAATCCCTGTCGCCGATGGTAGAAGCAGCATCACCGACATTCTGTCCTCGCTGCGCGGGCAATTTCCGGCCCTTGATATCTCAGGCAAAGGTGGGCCGGATATATGGGTTGCTCTTCCCCGGGAAGCAGCCGGCATCATCTTTGCCAACCTCGCCGAGAATGCCCTTCAGCATGGCGCCACGCTATTGGAGCTCAGCGTGTCAGCCGATGCCCGCACAACAGTTATTCTCGTCCGTGACGACGGCGGCGGTATTTCCGAGGCAAATCGCCAACGTATCTTTCAGCCGTTCTTTTCAACCCGCCGCGAACAAGGCGGCACCGGCATGGGTCTCGGCATCGTCCGCGCCATGCTGAGCGCCCATGGCGGTACGATCCGCCTGCTGCAGACGGCCGGCGCAGGAGCCGAGTTCGAAATCACCATACCGGTGTAA
- a CDS encoding TetR/AcrR family transcriptional regulator — protein sequence MRYSVEHKLETRARVITAAGQVFRKDGYGGAGIDALTKAAGVTNGAFYGHFKSKAEAFRIAVLEGLEELRQGIAALKTNQPKDWLPTFVSYYLGYKRTCDLGESCALPSLSPDVMRADDETRNAYTAEIKRLVEEVAAGLPEHKIEGRSETSQEDQAILLLAMLSGGVTLARAVSDPALSERIADIIAQAALTAIKPHN from the coding sequence ATGCGTTACAGCGTCGAACACAAACTGGAGACCCGGGCCCGCGTCATCACAGCCGCGGGCCAGGTGTTCCGCAAGGACGGTTATGGCGGCGCCGGAATCGACGCGCTGACGAAGGCTGCCGGCGTGACGAACGGCGCCTTCTACGGACACTTCAAATCGAAGGCCGAAGCCTTTCGTATAGCCGTGCTGGAGGGGCTCGAAGAGCTGCGGCAGGGAATCGCCGCACTGAAGACCAATCAGCCGAAAGACTGGCTGCCGACGTTCGTCAGCTACTATCTCGGCTATAAAAGAACCTGTGATTTAGGCGAAAGCTGTGCTCTGCCGAGCCTTTCGCCCGACGTGATGCGCGCGGATGATGAAACGCGAAACGCCTACACGGCTGAGATCAAACGCCTCGTCGAAGAAGTCGCCGCCGGCTTGCCGGAGCACAAGATCGAGGGCCGATCCGAAACAAGCCAGGAAGATCAGGCGATCCTGCTTCTCGCCATGCTGAGCGGCGGTGTCACCCTTGCGCGCGCTGTGTCCGACCCGGCGCTGTCCGAACGCATTGCAGATATCATCGCGCAGGCGGCGTTGACGGCAATAAAACCGCACAACTGA
- a CDS encoding tautomerase family protein: MPITLTVPEGLLSPEAQARAFAGLTDALLDVAGLTGNAFMTANVIGTINVLPREHVLAAGKPIAAAFVELKLPEVALASAQAKQAFIEKAADVVEQAAEGGLKREHIWSNIVYAPEGAWGIAGDSYSNADFVGAIQGAAAAL; the protein is encoded by the coding sequence ATGCCTATCACACTTACCGTGCCCGAAGGCCTGCTCTCGCCGGAGGCCCAGGCGCGAGCCTTTGCCGGATTGACGGACGCCTTGCTTGATGTCGCCGGTTTGACCGGCAATGCCTTCATGACCGCCAATGTCATCGGCACCATCAACGTGCTGCCGCGCGAGCACGTGCTGGCGGCGGGAAAGCCTATCGCTGCGGCGTTCGTCGAACTTAAATTGCCGGAGGTCGCGCTGGCGAGCGCGCAAGCGAAGCAGGCCTTCATCGAAAAAGCGGCCGATGTCGTCGAGCAAGCCGCCGAAGGCGGGCTCAAGCGAGAGCATATATGGTCGAACATCGTCTATGCCCCCGAGGGTGCCTGGGGAATTGCCGGCGACAGTTACAGCAATGCCGACTTCGTCGGCGCCATCCAGGGCGCGGCCGCCGCGTTGTAA
- a CDS encoding VOC family protein: MQLANYLFFSQGCEEALAFYSECGLGRVTLLKRHGADGMPVASEATWGKVMHARFEGPGMMFFASDNHDAEPMRGSAHMLIMDDRDRTEGLFARLADGGRITTPLAVQPWGSYYGKLTDRFGVQWMLDCLA; this comes from the coding sequence ATGCAGCTTGCCAACTATCTGTTCTTTTCCCAAGGCTGCGAGGAGGCGCTCGCCTTTTATTCCGAATGCGGGCTTGGCCGGGTCACGCTATTGAAGCGCCATGGCGCAGATGGAATGCCCGTTGCCAGCGAAGCCACGTGGGGCAAGGTGATGCATGCGCGTTTCGAAGGACCAGGCATGATGTTCTTCGCCTCCGACAATCACGATGCCGAGCCGATGCGAGGCTCCGCCCATATGCTGATCATGGATGATCGCGACAGGACCGAGGGCCTTTTCGCCCGGCTTGCCGACGGCGGCAGGATAACGACGCCGCTGGCTGTCCAGCCATGGGGGAGCTATTACGGCAAGCTCACCGATCGTTTTGGCGTCCAGTGGATGCTCGATTGTCTCGCGTGA
- a CDS encoding SDR family NAD(P)-dependent oxidoreductase: MIFDRFRLDGQVALVTGGTRGIGLAIAEALGEAGAKVVISGRTRHAAAEDRLAKAGVDCDFIAADLTKDDAADALVTEALSRTGRIDILVNNAGIAIHGDSGEFSDAIWREIMTVNVDAVFRACRAALAPMRRQGGGAILNIGSISGIVSNIPQNQVAYNASKAAVHMMTKSLASEVAAENIRVNAIAPGYIETDLSRGGIDNPDWFPIWRSMTPMGRVGQPEEVASAALFLCSAAASYVTGEVLVIDGGYTTR, translated from the coding sequence ATGATCTTCGATAGATTTCGCCTAGACGGGCAGGTGGCGCTGGTGACCGGCGGCACGCGCGGCATCGGGCTTGCGATCGCCGAGGCGCTCGGCGAGGCGGGCGCCAAAGTTGTCATCTCGGGAAGGACCCGCCATGCGGCGGCGGAAGACCGGCTCGCTAAGGCCGGCGTCGATTGCGATTTCATCGCCGCCGACCTGACGAAAGACGATGCCGCCGACGCGCTCGTCACCGAGGCCCTCTCACGGACAGGCCGGATCGACATCCTCGTCAACAATGCCGGCATCGCCATTCATGGCGACAGCGGCGAATTCTCCGATGCCATCTGGCGCGAGATCATGACCGTCAATGTCGACGCCGTCTTCCGCGCCTGCCGCGCGGCACTCGCTCCCATGCGCCGCCAGGGCGGCGGCGCCATTCTCAATATCGGCTCGATTTCGGGTATCGTCTCCAACATTCCGCAGAACCAGGTCGCCTACAACGCCTCCAAGGCGGCGGTTCATATGATGACCAAGAGCCTGGCGAGCGAAGTCGCCGCCGAGAATATCCGCGTCAATGCCATCGCGCCCGGCTATATCGAGACCGATCTGTCGCGCGGCGGCATCGATAATCCCGATTGGTTCCCGATCTGGCGCAGCATGACCCCGATGGGACGCGTCGGGCAGCCGGAGGAGGTGGCCAGCGCTGCCCTGTTTCTCTGCTCGGCGGCGGCAAGCTACGTGACCGGCGAAGTGCTTGTCATCGATGGCGGCTATACCACGCGGTGA
- a CDS encoding SDR family oxidoreductase: protein MGQDLSGKVAAVTGAASGIGLECAKALHAAGTRVVLVDRNEEALKEICSTLGANAIALVIDLTDPESVAGMMPQILAKAGQLDIFHANAGSYIGGEVLGGDPDAWDRMLNLNINAAFRSVHAVLPHMVERKTGDIILTSSVAGLVPVVWEPIYTASKHAVQAFVHTLRRQVAKHGLRVGAVAPGPVVTALLSDWPQEKLDEALAAGGLMEPKEVAEAVLFMLTRPRNITIRDLVILPQSTDI, encoded by the coding sequence ATGGGACAGGATCTGTCTGGAAAGGTCGCGGCCGTCACCGGAGCGGCATCGGGTATCGGTCTGGAATGCGCCAAGGCCTTGCATGCCGCGGGCACCCGGGTGGTGCTGGTTGACCGGAACGAGGAAGCATTGAAGGAGATCTGCTCGACGCTCGGCGCCAATGCCATTGCGCTGGTCATCGATCTCACCGATCCGGAAAGCGTCGCGGGGATGATGCCGCAGATTCTGGCGAAGGCAGGCCAGCTGGATATTTTCCACGCCAATGCCGGCTCCTATATCGGCGGCGAAGTGCTGGGCGGCGATCCCGACGCCTGGGACCGCATGCTCAACCTGAACATCAATGCCGCATTCCGTTCGGTGCATGCCGTGCTGCCGCATATGGTCGAGCGCAAGACCGGGGATATCATCCTGACGAGTTCCGTCGCCGGCCTGGTTCCGGTCGTCTGGGAGCCGATCTATACCGCCTCGAAGCATGCGGTCCAGGCCTTCGTCCACACGCTGCGGCGGCAGGTGGCCAAACATGGCTTGCGGGTCGGGGCGGTCGCGCCGGGCCCCGTCGTGACCGCTCTTTTGAGCGATTGGCCACAGGAAAAGCTGGACGAGGCGCTCGCCGCCGGCGGCCTGATGGAGCCGAAGGAAGTGGCCGAGGCGGTGCTCTTCATGCTGACGCGCCCGCGCAACATCACCATCCGCGATCTCGTCATCCTGCCGCAGAGCACCGACATCTGA